A genome region from Ctenopharyngodon idella isolate HZGC_01 chromosome 5, HZGC01, whole genome shotgun sequence includes the following:
- the ankfy1 gene encoding rabankyrin-5 isoform X2, with protein sequence MAEEEVQKLQKHLALLRQEYVKMQQKLVETERRCSVLAAQASLPGSVSQASDSFISRLLAIVADLFQQEQYSDLKVKIGEQRLSAHKFVLAARSEIWSLANMASTTELDLSDAKPEVAMAMLRWAYTDDLELSGNDGFLIDLMKLANRFQLHLLRERCEKGVMSSVNVRNCIRFYQTAEELDATTLMNYCGEIIASHWDDLRKEDFSTMDAQLLYKMIKSKTEYPLHKAIKVEREDVVFLYLIEMDAQLPGKLNELDNNGDLALDLALSKKLESIATTLVNNKADVDMVDQSGWSLLHKAIQRGDEFASTFLIRHSAQVNAATVGAVETPLHLVCSFNPKKHSGEVMAGMAHIAEALLKAGANPNMQNSKGRTPLHEAVVSGNEPVFNQLLQCKQLDLELKDHEGSTALWLALQYITVASDPSVNPFEDEAPVVNGTSFDENSFAARLIQRGSNPDAPDSNGNCLMQRAAIAGSEAAAIFLATHGAKVNHTNKWGETPLHTACRCGLAGLTVELLQQGANPNLQTESALPDGVEKSQGVYLQSPLHLAIVHNHPDVVSVILEQKANALHATNNLQIIPDFSLKDSMDQTVLGLALWTGMHTIAAQLLGSGAAINDTMSDGQTLLHMAIKRQDSKSALFLLEHQADINVRTQEGQTALQLAISNQLPLVVDAICTRGADMSVVNEKGDPPLWLALENGLEDIASTLVRHGCDATCWSSGPGGCQQTLLHRAIDENNEVTACFLIRSGCDVNSPRRPGPNGEGDEEARDGQCPLHLAASWGLEEVAQCLLEFGANVNAQDSEGRAPIHVAISNQQSIIIQLLISHPEIRLNIRDRQGMTPFACAMTHKNNKAAEAILKREPGAAEQVDNKGRNFLHVAVQNSDIESVLFLISVQANVNSRVQDSAKLSPLHLAVQAGSEIIVRNLLLAGAKVNELTKHRQTALHLAAQQDLSTICTVLIENGVDFAAVDENGNNALHLAVMQGRLNNVRALLTESNVDAEAYNLRGQSPMHVLGQYGKENAAAIFELFLECMPEYPLDKPDNEGNTVLLLAYMKGNANLCRAIVRAGARLGVNNNQGINIFNYQVATKQLLFRLLDMLSKEPPWCDGSNCSECLTKFGVTTRKHHCRHCGRLLCHKCSTKEIPIIKFDLNKPVRVCDICFDVLTLGGVS encoded by the exons ATGGCAGAAG AGGAGGTGCAGAAATTGCAGAAGCACCTTGCTCTGCTGAGGCAGGAGTATGTGAAGATGCAACAGAAGCTGGTGGAGACGGAGAGGCGGTGCTCTGTGTTGGCTGCACAGGCCTCTCTCCCTGGCTCTGTCTCCCAGGCCAGTGACTCCTTCATCAGCCGCCTGCTGGCCATCGTGGCTGACCTCTTTCAGCAAGAGCAGTACAG CGATCTGAAGGTGAAGATTGGAGAACAGAGGCTCAGTGCTCATAAATTCGTGCTGGCTGCTCGGAGTGAAATCTGGAGTTTAGCCAACATGGCCTCCACCACAGAACTGGACCTCTCAG ATGCCAAACCAGAGGTTGCCATGGCAATGCTGCGCTGGGCGTACACGGATGATCTGGAGTTGAGTGGGAATGATGGCTTCCTCATCGACCTGATGAAGTTAGCCAACCGCTTCCAGCTTCATCTTCTGCGGGAAAG ATGTGAGAAAGGAGTGATGTCATCAGTGAACGTGAGGAACTGTATCAGGTTCTACCAGACAGCTGAAGAGCTGGATGCCACAACATTGATGAACTATTGTGGAGAGATCATTGCTAGTCACTGG GATGATCTGCGGAAAGAGGACTTCAGTACCATGGATGCTCAGCTGCTCTATAAGATGATAAAATCCAAGACCGAGTACCCCCTTCACAAAGCAATTAAAGTAGAACGAGAAGATGTTGTCTTCCTTTATCTAATAGAAATGGACGCCCAG TTACCAGGAAAGCTGAATGAGCTGGACAATAATGGAGATTTGGCGCTGGATCTGGCTCTGTCCAAGAAGCTGGAGAGCATTGCCACCACACTGGTCAACAATAAAGCAGATGTTGACATGGTGGACCAGAGCGGCTGGAGTCTTCTACACAAGGCCATCCAGAGAG GAGATGAATTTGCGTCCACTTTTCTGATCCGTCACTCTGCGCAGGTGAATGCTGCCACAGTGGGTGCAGTGGAGACGCCTCTGCACCTGGTCTGCTCTTTCAACCCTAAGAAACACAGTGGTGAAGTTATGGCTGGCATGGCCCACATCGCAGAGGCACTGCTCAAAGCTGGTGCCAACCCAAACATGCAAAACAGCAAAGGACG GACGCCATTACATGAGGCTGTGGTGTCAGGAAATGAACCAGTCTTTAACCAGCTTCTACAATGCAAACA ATTGGACCTGGAGCTGAAAGATCATGAAGGCAGCACTGCACTGTGGCTGGCCCTGCAGTACATCACTGTGGCCTCTGACCCCTCCGTGAACCCTTTTGAGGATGAAGCTCCTGTTGTGAATGGCACCTCATTTGACGAGAACAGCTTCGCAGCAAGGCTTATACAGAGAGGGAGCAATCCTGACGCACCAGACTCCAATG GTAACTGCCTCATGCAGAGAGCAGCTATCGCAGGAAGTGAAGCAGCCGCTATATTCCTGGCCACACATGGAGCTAAAGTCAATCACACCAACAAATGG GGTGAGACCCCCCTCCATACGGCGTGCCGCTGTGGCCTGGCAGGGCTGACAGTGGAGTTGCTCCAACAGGGGGCGAATCCTAACCTGCAGACCGAAAGCGCCCTGCCTGACGGAGTTGAGAAAAGTCAGGGAGTCTACCTGCAGAGCCCGCTCCACCTGGCCATCGTTCACAACCACCCAGATGTGGTGTCTGTCATACTAGAGCAGAAAG CCAATGCACTACATGCCACCAACAACCTGCAGATCATCCCTGACTTCAGTTTGAAAGACTCCATGGATCAAACCGTTCTGGGTCTCGCACTCTGGACTG GTATGCACACTATTGCCGCACAGCTGCTGGGTTCTGGAGCAGCCATTAATGACACCATGTCTGATGGACAGACGCTACTGCACATGGCTATAAAGAGACAGGACAGCAAGAGCGCCCTCTTCCTGTTAGAGCACCAGGCCGACATCAACGTCAG GACCCAGGAGGGGCAAACGGCATTGCAGTTGGCTATCAGTAACCAGCTCCCTTTAGTAGTGGACGCCATCTGCACAAGAGGAGCTGACATGTCAGTGGTCAATGAGAAGGGTGATCCTCCACTCTGGCTGGCTTTGGAAAATGGTTTGGAGGACATTGCATCCACATTG GTCAGGCACGGGTGTGATGCAACTTGTTGGAGTTCAGGGCCTGGAGGATGTCAGCAAACTCTTCTCCATAGAGCCATCGATGAGAACAACGAGGTCACTGCTTGCTTCCTAATACGCAG TGGCTGTGATGTGAACAGCCCGAGGAGGCCTGGTCCTAATGGTGAGGGAGATGAGGAGGCGAGGGATGGACAGTGCCCACTGCATTTGGCTGCATCCTGGGGTCTGGAGGAGGTGGCGCAGTGCCTTTTGGAGTTTGGAGCCAATGTGAACGCACAG GATTCAGAAGGTCGTGCTCCCATCCACGTCGCCATCAGCAACCAGCAAAGCATCATCATCCAGCTGCTCATCTCCCACCCTGAAATCCGGTTGAATATTCGAGACAGACAAGGCATGACGCCGTTTGCCTGTGCCATGACTCACAAGAATAACAAGGCTGCCGAAGCCATCCTCAAGAGAGAGCCTGGCGCTGCCGAACAG GTGGACAACAAAGGTCGCAACTTTCTGCATGTTGCTGTGCAGAACTCGGACATAGAGAGTGTGCTCTTCCTCATTAGCGTACAGGCCAACGTGAACTCCAGAGTGCAGGACAGTGCCAAACTCTCTCCTCTACACCTGGCCGTGCAGGCAGGATCCGAGATCATTGTCAGAAACCTG CTGCTGGCCGGTGCAAAAGTAAATGAGCTGACCAAGCATCGCCAGACAGCGCTGCATCTCGCTGCACAACAGGACCTTTCCACAATCTGCACTGTTTTGATTGAGAATGGCGTTGACTTTGCTGCTGTAGATGAAAATGGAAACAATG CACTTCATCTAGCTGTGATGCAGGGGCGTCTGAATAATGTGCGTGCTTTACTCACCGAGTCCAACGTAGATGCCGAGGCCTATAATCTCAG AGGTCAATCTCCCATGCATGTCCTCGGCCAGTATGGGAAGGAGAACGCGGCAGCCATCTTTGAGCTGTTTTTAGAATGCATGCCTGAGTATCCCCTGGATAAACCTGACAATGAGGGCAACACAG TGCTTCTGTTGGCCTATATGAAAGGAAACGCTAACCTGTGTCGTGCCATCGTTAGGGCTGGAGCTCGACTCGGCGTCAATAACAACCAGGGCATCAACATCTTCAACTATCAAGTTGCCACTAAGCAGCTTCTGTTCCGTCTGCTAG ATATGCTTTCCAAAGAGCCCCCGTGGTGTGATGGATCAAACTGCTCTGAATGTTTGACCAAATTTGGAGTCACCACCAGGAAACATCACTG CCGCCATTGTGGCCGTCTGCTCTGCCATAAGTGCTCTACAAAAGAGATCCCCATCATCAAATTTGACCTGAACAAACCTGTGCGTGTATGCGACATCTGCTTTGATGTGCTGACATTGGGCGGCGTGTCCTAA
- the ankfy1 gene encoding rabankyrin-5 isoform X1: MVSIMPAEEVQKLQKHLALLRQEYVKMQQKLVETERRCSVLAAQASLPGSVSQASDSFISRLLAIVADLFQQEQYSDLKVKIGEQRLSAHKFVLAARSEIWSLANMASTTELDLSDAKPEVAMAMLRWAYTDDLELSGNDGFLIDLMKLANRFQLHLLRERCEKGVMSSVNVRNCIRFYQTAEELDATTLMNYCGEIIASHWDDLRKEDFSTMDAQLLYKMIKSKTEYPLHKAIKVEREDVVFLYLIEMDAQLPGKLNELDNNGDLALDLALSKKLESIATTLVNNKADVDMVDQSGWSLLHKAIQRGDEFASTFLIRHSAQVNAATVGAVETPLHLVCSFNPKKHSGEVMAGMAHIAEALLKAGANPNMQNSKGRTPLHEAVVSGNEPVFNQLLQCKQLDLELKDHEGSTALWLALQYITVASDPSVNPFEDEAPVVNGTSFDENSFAARLIQRGSNPDAPDSNGNCLMQRAAIAGSEAAAIFLATHGAKVNHTNKWGETPLHTACRCGLAGLTVELLQQGANPNLQTESALPDGVEKSQGVYLQSPLHLAIVHNHPDVVSVILEQKANALHATNNLQIIPDFSLKDSMDQTVLGLALWTGMHTIAAQLLGSGAAINDTMSDGQTLLHMAIKRQDSKSALFLLEHQADINVRTQEGQTALQLAISNQLPLVVDAICTRGADMSVVNEKGDPPLWLALENGLEDIASTLVRHGCDATCWSSGPGGCQQTLLHRAIDENNEVTACFLIRSGCDVNSPRRPGPNGEGDEEARDGQCPLHLAASWGLEEVAQCLLEFGANVNAQDSEGRAPIHVAISNQQSIIIQLLISHPEIRLNIRDRQGMTPFACAMTHKNNKAAEAILKREPGAAEQVDNKGRNFLHVAVQNSDIESVLFLISVQANVNSRVQDSAKLSPLHLAVQAGSEIIVRNLLLAGAKVNELTKHRQTALHLAAQQDLSTICTVLIENGVDFAAVDENGNNALHLAVMQGRLNNVRALLTESNVDAEAYNLRGQSPMHVLGQYGKENAAAIFELFLECMPEYPLDKPDNEGNTVLLLAYMKGNANLCRAIVRAGARLGVNNNQGINIFNYQVATKQLLFRLLDMLSKEPPWCDGSNCSECLTKFGVTTRKHHCRHCGRLLCHKCSTKEIPIIKFDLNKPVRVCDICFDVLTLGGVS; this comes from the exons ATGGTTTCCATCATGCCTGCAGAGGAGGTGCAGAAATTGCAGAAGCACCTTGCTCTGCTGAGGCAGGAGTATGTGAAGATGCAACAGAAGCTGGTGGAGACGGAGAGGCGGTGCTCTGTGTTGGCTGCACAGGCCTCTCTCCCTGGCTCTGTCTCCCAGGCCAGTGACTCCTTCATCAGCCGCCTGCTGGCCATCGTGGCTGACCTCTTTCAGCAAGAGCAGTACAG CGATCTGAAGGTGAAGATTGGAGAACAGAGGCTCAGTGCTCATAAATTCGTGCTGGCTGCTCGGAGTGAAATCTGGAGTTTAGCCAACATGGCCTCCACCACAGAACTGGACCTCTCAG ATGCCAAACCAGAGGTTGCCATGGCAATGCTGCGCTGGGCGTACACGGATGATCTGGAGTTGAGTGGGAATGATGGCTTCCTCATCGACCTGATGAAGTTAGCCAACCGCTTCCAGCTTCATCTTCTGCGGGAAAG ATGTGAGAAAGGAGTGATGTCATCAGTGAACGTGAGGAACTGTATCAGGTTCTACCAGACAGCTGAAGAGCTGGATGCCACAACATTGATGAACTATTGTGGAGAGATCATTGCTAGTCACTGG GATGATCTGCGGAAAGAGGACTTCAGTACCATGGATGCTCAGCTGCTCTATAAGATGATAAAATCCAAGACCGAGTACCCCCTTCACAAAGCAATTAAAGTAGAACGAGAAGATGTTGTCTTCCTTTATCTAATAGAAATGGACGCCCAG TTACCAGGAAAGCTGAATGAGCTGGACAATAATGGAGATTTGGCGCTGGATCTGGCTCTGTCCAAGAAGCTGGAGAGCATTGCCACCACACTGGTCAACAATAAAGCAGATGTTGACATGGTGGACCAGAGCGGCTGGAGTCTTCTACACAAGGCCATCCAGAGAG GAGATGAATTTGCGTCCACTTTTCTGATCCGTCACTCTGCGCAGGTGAATGCTGCCACAGTGGGTGCAGTGGAGACGCCTCTGCACCTGGTCTGCTCTTTCAACCCTAAGAAACACAGTGGTGAAGTTATGGCTGGCATGGCCCACATCGCAGAGGCACTGCTCAAAGCTGGTGCCAACCCAAACATGCAAAACAGCAAAGGACG GACGCCATTACATGAGGCTGTGGTGTCAGGAAATGAACCAGTCTTTAACCAGCTTCTACAATGCAAACA ATTGGACCTGGAGCTGAAAGATCATGAAGGCAGCACTGCACTGTGGCTGGCCCTGCAGTACATCACTGTGGCCTCTGACCCCTCCGTGAACCCTTTTGAGGATGAAGCTCCTGTTGTGAATGGCACCTCATTTGACGAGAACAGCTTCGCAGCAAGGCTTATACAGAGAGGGAGCAATCCTGACGCACCAGACTCCAATG GTAACTGCCTCATGCAGAGAGCAGCTATCGCAGGAAGTGAAGCAGCCGCTATATTCCTGGCCACACATGGAGCTAAAGTCAATCACACCAACAAATGG GGTGAGACCCCCCTCCATACGGCGTGCCGCTGTGGCCTGGCAGGGCTGACAGTGGAGTTGCTCCAACAGGGGGCGAATCCTAACCTGCAGACCGAAAGCGCCCTGCCTGACGGAGTTGAGAAAAGTCAGGGAGTCTACCTGCAGAGCCCGCTCCACCTGGCCATCGTTCACAACCACCCAGATGTGGTGTCTGTCATACTAGAGCAGAAAG CCAATGCACTACATGCCACCAACAACCTGCAGATCATCCCTGACTTCAGTTTGAAAGACTCCATGGATCAAACCGTTCTGGGTCTCGCACTCTGGACTG GTATGCACACTATTGCCGCACAGCTGCTGGGTTCTGGAGCAGCCATTAATGACACCATGTCTGATGGACAGACGCTACTGCACATGGCTATAAAGAGACAGGACAGCAAGAGCGCCCTCTTCCTGTTAGAGCACCAGGCCGACATCAACGTCAG GACCCAGGAGGGGCAAACGGCATTGCAGTTGGCTATCAGTAACCAGCTCCCTTTAGTAGTGGACGCCATCTGCACAAGAGGAGCTGACATGTCAGTGGTCAATGAGAAGGGTGATCCTCCACTCTGGCTGGCTTTGGAAAATGGTTTGGAGGACATTGCATCCACATTG GTCAGGCACGGGTGTGATGCAACTTGTTGGAGTTCAGGGCCTGGAGGATGTCAGCAAACTCTTCTCCATAGAGCCATCGATGAGAACAACGAGGTCACTGCTTGCTTCCTAATACGCAG TGGCTGTGATGTGAACAGCCCGAGGAGGCCTGGTCCTAATGGTGAGGGAGATGAGGAGGCGAGGGATGGACAGTGCCCACTGCATTTGGCTGCATCCTGGGGTCTGGAGGAGGTGGCGCAGTGCCTTTTGGAGTTTGGAGCCAATGTGAACGCACAG GATTCAGAAGGTCGTGCTCCCATCCACGTCGCCATCAGCAACCAGCAAAGCATCATCATCCAGCTGCTCATCTCCCACCCTGAAATCCGGTTGAATATTCGAGACAGACAAGGCATGACGCCGTTTGCCTGTGCCATGACTCACAAGAATAACAAGGCTGCCGAAGCCATCCTCAAGAGAGAGCCTGGCGCTGCCGAACAG GTGGACAACAAAGGTCGCAACTTTCTGCATGTTGCTGTGCAGAACTCGGACATAGAGAGTGTGCTCTTCCTCATTAGCGTACAGGCCAACGTGAACTCCAGAGTGCAGGACAGTGCCAAACTCTCTCCTCTACACCTGGCCGTGCAGGCAGGATCCGAGATCATTGTCAGAAACCTG CTGCTGGCCGGTGCAAAAGTAAATGAGCTGACCAAGCATCGCCAGACAGCGCTGCATCTCGCTGCACAACAGGACCTTTCCACAATCTGCACTGTTTTGATTGAGAATGGCGTTGACTTTGCTGCTGTAGATGAAAATGGAAACAATG CACTTCATCTAGCTGTGATGCAGGGGCGTCTGAATAATGTGCGTGCTTTACTCACCGAGTCCAACGTAGATGCCGAGGCCTATAATCTCAG AGGTCAATCTCCCATGCATGTCCTCGGCCAGTATGGGAAGGAGAACGCGGCAGCCATCTTTGAGCTGTTTTTAGAATGCATGCCTGAGTATCCCCTGGATAAACCTGACAATGAGGGCAACACAG TGCTTCTGTTGGCCTATATGAAAGGAAACGCTAACCTGTGTCGTGCCATCGTTAGGGCTGGAGCTCGACTCGGCGTCAATAACAACCAGGGCATCAACATCTTCAACTATCAAGTTGCCACTAAGCAGCTTCTGTTCCGTCTGCTAG ATATGCTTTCCAAAGAGCCCCCGTGGTGTGATGGATCAAACTGCTCTGAATGTTTGACCAAATTTGGAGTCACCACCAGGAAACATCACTG CCGCCATTGTGGCCGTCTGCTCTGCCATAAGTGCTCTACAAAAGAGATCCCCATCATCAAATTTGACCTGAACAAACCTGTGCGTGTATGCGACATCTGCTTTGATGTGCTGACATTGGGCGGCGTGTCCTAA
- the LOC127513438 gene encoding neuferricin: protein MLKYLVALISVVLAVWTVPEWLTFPIYGNVVNVLESWLRQQVSEASASPPGPMLTEDELSLYNGGENSKGLYLAILGQVFDVEKGRKHYGPGGGYHFFTGKDASRAFITGDFTESGLSSDVSDFSDSQIVALYDWLSFYQRDYTPVGKLIGRFYTETGQPTDALLRVEAFLSEGLKKKAQAQSEMQRYPACNSEWSEASGGRVWCSTMSGGIHRDWVGVPRMLFSPGSGHSRCVCIQPSDPVHSENRNLREYKDCPPQAESCQITKD from the exons ATGCTGAAATATTTAGTAGCTCTCATATCAGTGGTCTTGGCCGTATGGACGGTGCCCGAGTGGCTCACATTCCCGATCTATGGTAATGTTGTAAATGTCCTAGAGTCGTGGCTGCGGCAGCAGGTCAGTGAGGCGTCAGCATCTCCACCGGGACCCATGCTGACCGAAGATGAGCTGTCTTTATACAACGGAGGAGAGAACAGTAAAGGATTGTACCTGGCGATCTTAGGACAGGTGTTTGACGTTGAAAAGGGGAGGAAACATTACGGCCCTGGCGGCGGTTACCATTTCTTTACGG GAAAAGACGCATCAAGGGCGTTTATTACAGGTGACTTCACAGAGTCTGGCTTGTCTAGCGATGTCTCGGATTTCTCGGACTCCCAGATTGTGGCTCTTTATGACTGGCTCTCATTTTATCAGAGGGACTACACTCCAGTAG GTAAACTGATAGGCCGATTCTACACAGAAACCGGGCAGCCCACTGACGCTTTGCTACGTGTTGAGGCTTTCTTGTCAGAGGGGTTGAAGAAAAAGGCTCAGGCTCAGAGTGAGATGCAGCGGTACCCAGCTTGTAACTCGGAGTGGAGCGAAGCCAGCGGGGGACGGGTATGGTGTTCCACAATGAG CGGTGGCATTCACAGAGACTGGGTTGGAGTACCCAGAATGCTTTTCTCCCCTGGGTCTGGTCATTCCCGATGTGTGTGTATCCAACCGTCTGATCCTGTTCACTCAGAGAACCGAAACCTCAGAGAATACAAGGACTGTCCTCCTCAAGCAGAGTCCTGCCAAATCACAAAAGACTGA